A genomic window from Lotus japonicus ecotype B-129 chromosome 1, LjGifu_v1.2 includes:
- the LOC130710758 gene encoding peroxidase P7-like: protein MANSFCSRLTICFALFVLILGSANAQLSTNFYSSSCPKLFSTVKSSVQSAISKEARMGASLLRLFFHDCFVNGCDGSILLDDTSSFTGEKNANPNRNSARGFDVIDNIKSAVEAACPGVVSCADILAISARDSVVSLGGPTWNVKVGRRDAKTASQSAANTGIPAPTSSLSQLTSRFSALGLSSKDLVALSGAHTIGQARCTSFRARIYNETSTIENSFATSRKSNCPSTSGSGDNNLAPLDLQTPTSFDNNYFKNLVQNKGLLHSDQQLFNGGSADSTVRGYSTNPSSFSSDFASAMVKMGDISPLTGSNGEIRKNCRKTN from the exons ATGGCCAATTCTTTTTGTTCTAGATTAACTATCTGTTTTGCTCTCTTTGTCCTCATATTGGGGAGTGCTAATGCTCAACTTTCTACAAACTTCTATTCTAGTTCTTGTCCAAAACTCTTTTCCACTGTGAAATCCTCCGTGCAATCCGCCATATCAAAGGAGGCTCGCATGGGTGCTTCTCTCCTCCGCTTGTTCTTCCATGATTGCTTCGTCAAT GGGTGTGATGGTTCAATTCTACTTGATGACACATCAAGCTTCACCGGGGAGAAGAATGCAAACCCCAACAGAAACTCTGCTCGCGGATTCGATGTTATTGACAACATCAAGTCAGCAGTAGAGGCAGCATGCCCAGGAGTTGTATCCTGCGCTGATATCCTCGCCATCTCTGCTAGAGACTCTGTTGTGAGC CTCGGTGGCCCCACATGGAATGTGAAAGTTGGAAGAAGAGACGCTAAAACTGCTAGCCAGTCCGCCGCCAACACAGGCATCCCTGCACCCACTTCTAGCTTGAGCCAACTCACCTCAAGGTTCAGTGCTCTTGGACTTTCCAGCAAAGACTTGGTTGCATTGTCAG GTGCCCACACAATTGGACAAGCAAGGTGCACGTCCTTCAGGGCACGCATCTACAACGAAACCAGCACAATAGAGAACTCATTCGCTACATCTAGGAAATCAAATTGTCCCAGCACTTCTGGTTCAGGGGACAACAATTTGGCACCACTTGACCTTCAGACACCAACCTCCTTCGACAACAACTACTTTAAGAACCTGGTTCAAAACAAGGGCCTCCTACACTCTGATCAGCAACTTTTCAACGGTGGCTCCGCCGACTCCACCGTGCGTGGCTACAGCACCAACCCGAGCTCATTTTCCTCTGATTTCGCCAGCGCCATGGTCAAGATGGGAGATATCAGTCCTCTCACTGGATCCAACGGTGAAATCAGGAAGAATTGCAGAAAAACCAACTAA